A part of Pseudoalteromonas arctica A 37-1-2 genomic DNA contains:
- a CDS encoding DUF2934 domain-containing protein has protein sequence MSNNISSNSVSKTKSNLNKEGLSRHDMIEAKAYSLASDRDFTGDNHLNDWLEAEKEVDGQLPK, from the coding sequence ATGAGTAATAACATCTCAAGTAATTCAGTATCAAAAACTAAATCTAATTTGAATAAAGAAGGTCTCAGCCGACATGACATGATTGAAGCTAAAGCTTACTCATTAGCTAGTGATCGTGACTTTACCGGTGACAATCACTTAAATGATTGGCTTGAGGCTGAAAAGGAAGTAGACGGACAACTACCAAAGTAG
- a CDS encoding F0F1 ATP synthase subunit C encodes MDSMTMIAMASIVISGITISFGCLGPSLGEGKAVATALSALAQQPDASATITRTLFVGLAMIESTAIYCFVVSMILIFANPFWNYAIAQAAGS; translated from the coding sequence ATGGATAGCATGACAATGATAGCAATGGCATCAATCGTTATTTCAGGAATTACAATTAGTTTTGGTTGTTTAGGTCCATCGCTTGGCGAAGGTAAAGCAGTAGCAACGGCATTGAGTGCATTAGCACAGCAACCTGATGCATCAGCAACTATTACGCGCACGCTCTTTGTAGGCCTTGCGATGATTGAATCGACCGCAATATACTGTTTTGTCGTGTCGATGATTCTTATTTTTGCCAATCCGTTTTGGAACTACGCTATCGCACAAGCTGCAGGAAGTTAA
- a CDS encoding F0F1 ATP synthase subunit epsilon, producing MTQTQIHLKLLLPYEIFFDRHDVTHVVAETSEGSYGFLPNRLDCIAPLTPGILTFNCEKDGEIFVAVDEGVLIKTGNTVLVSVRSAILGTDLATLRSAVDKEFLALNEQAQQVRTVMAKLESSFLNRFRL from the coding sequence GTGACGCAAACTCAGATACACCTTAAATTATTGCTGCCGTATGAGATATTTTTCGACAGGCATGATGTGACTCATGTTGTTGCCGAAACAAGCGAAGGATCGTACGGATTTTTACCCAATCGCCTTGACTGTATTGCGCCTCTAACCCCAGGTATTTTGACATTTAATTGCGAAAAAGACGGTGAGATATTTGTAGCCGTAGATGAGGGCGTATTAATTAAAACAGGAAACACTGTGCTGGTATCGGTGCGAAGTGCCATATTAGGTACTGATCTGGCGACACTTCGCAGTGCTGTAGATAAAGAGTTTTTGGCACTCAATGAACAAGCACAACAAGTAAGAACAGTAATGGCTAAATTAGAAAGTAGCTTTTTAAATCGTTTTCGACTTTAA
- a CDS encoding PRC-barrel domain-containing protein, giving the protein MLRSMKDLEGCAIAASDGIVGKEKDFLFDDLAWVIRYFVVETGTWLSSRKVLISPIAVQNPNWDEKIFPVLISKDQVKNSPGIDTNKPVSRQHEMDYLNYYGYPYYWIGTNFWGSGIYPYSLYPGNDIFEHSVEGARSANLIHKSIKSQHDQKGDPNLRSCKAIIGYNIHAKDGDIGHVSGFLVEENTWAVRYLIVETSNWWGGHQALIPSAWIYEVQWLDNSISTDLVRKAIKDAPVYEPNKEITQDFEAAVFHHYELAAYWEKIAKTVK; this is encoded by the coding sequence ATGTTACGTAGTATGAAAGACTTAGAAGGTTGTGCAATCGCTGCTAGTGACGGTATTGTAGGCAAAGAAAAAGATTTTTTGTTTGATGACCTAGCATGGGTGATACGTTATTTTGTTGTAGAAACAGGCACGTGGCTATCGAGTCGCAAAGTTTTAATTTCCCCTATTGCGGTGCAAAACCCAAATTGGGATGAAAAGATTTTCCCTGTTTTAATCAGTAAAGACCAAGTTAAAAATAGTCCTGGTATTGATACTAATAAACCCGTTTCACGACAACATGAAATGGATTACCTAAACTACTATGGATACCCGTACTACTGGATCGGTACTAATTTTTGGGGAAGCGGGATATATCCCTACTCCTTATATCCTGGCAATGACATTTTTGAACATAGTGTCGAAGGTGCCCGCAGCGCAAATCTAATTCATAAAAGTATAAAAAGCCAGCATGATCAAAAAGGGGATCCTAATCTTCGTAGTTGCAAAGCTATTATTGGCTATAACATACACGCTAAAGACGGAGACATTGGCCATGTATCAGGATTTTTAGTTGAAGAAAATACATGGGCGGTTCGTTACCTAATTGTTGAGACGAGCAATTGGTGGGGAGGACATCAAGCACTTATCCCGTCAGCATGGATTTACGAAGTGCAATGGCTCGACAACTCAATTTCAACTGATTTAGTTCGTAAAGCGATAAAAGATGCGCCGGTATATGAGCCAAATAAAGAGATAACTCAGGACTTTGAAGCAGCTGTTTTTCATCACTATGAACTTGCTGCATACTGGGAAAAAATTGCTAAAACAGTAAAATAA
- the atpD gene encoding F0F1 ATP synthase subunit beta encodes MNFVAQSTISKFENLGTITAIRGSVIDVRFDTKLPAINSMLSAGENKQCIFEVLEQRNEHHVRAIALTPTQGLARGMEVVDSGGPLLTPVGKGTLSRMFDVFGNTLDGGGELKDVQWRSVHNKPVPLTERSTQSEIFETGIKVIDVLVPLERGGKAGLFGGAGVGKTVLLTEMIHNMVGKHKGVSLFCGIGERCREGEELYREMKDAGVLPNMAMIFGQMNEPPGSRFRVGHAALTMAEYFRDDEQRDVLLLIDNIFRFIQAGSEVSGLMGQMPSRLGYQPTMGTELAGLEERIANTQNGAITSIQAVYVPADDFTDPAAVHTFSHLSASIVLSRKRASEGLFPAIDPLQSNSKMASPGVVGERHYLLAQKVRSTLAQYNELKDIIAMLGLEQLSVEDRNIVGRARRLERFLTQPFFTTEQFTSYKGKLVSLDDALDGCERILNDEFKNVPESALYMIGAISEVRIKSTVNNNEDTSGDANSDTP; translated from the coding sequence ATGAATTTTGTAGCTCAATCCACGATTAGTAAATTTGAAAATCTCGGTACAATTACCGCTATACGCGGCAGCGTAATTGACGTGCGTTTTGACACAAAGCTACCTGCGATTAATTCAATGCTTAGTGCTGGCGAAAATAAACAGTGTATTTTTGAAGTGCTAGAGCAGCGCAATGAGCATCATGTAAGAGCAATTGCGCTCACGCCTACACAAGGACTTGCGCGTGGCATGGAAGTTGTTGACAGTGGTGGACCGTTACTTACCCCTGTTGGTAAAGGAACCTTATCGAGAATGTTTGATGTGTTTGGTAACACGCTTGATGGCGGTGGTGAGCTTAAAGATGTTCAGTGGCGCTCTGTACATAATAAGCCAGTGCCATTAACCGAACGGTCAACTCAATCAGAGATTTTTGAAACCGGTATAAAAGTAATTGATGTGCTGGTGCCGTTAGAACGTGGTGGCAAAGCGGGATTGTTTGGCGGTGCAGGTGTTGGAAAAACAGTGTTATTGACTGAAATGATTCACAATATGGTGGGCAAGCACAAAGGTGTTAGCCTATTTTGTGGCATAGGTGAGCGCTGCCGTGAAGGCGAAGAGCTTTATCGCGAAATGAAAGACGCGGGCGTTTTGCCAAACATGGCGATGATTTTTGGGCAAATGAACGAGCCACCTGGGAGTCGTTTTAGGGTGGGGCATGCAGCTTTAACTATGGCTGAGTATTTTCGTGATGATGAGCAGCGAGATGTGCTGTTGCTAATCGACAATATATTTCGTTTTATTCAGGCAGGCTCTGAGGTATCGGGCTTAATGGGGCAAATGCCTTCAAGGCTTGGTTATCAGCCTACTATGGGCACAGAGCTTGCCGGCTTAGAAGAGCGAATTGCCAATACACAAAATGGTGCTATTACTTCTATTCAAGCGGTGTATGTACCTGCCGATGATTTTACCGATCCGGCCGCAGTTCATACATTTTCTCATTTATCGGCTTCTATTGTGCTCTCTCGTAAACGCGCTAGCGAAGGATTATTTCCGGCTATAGATCCCCTGCAATCTAATTCAAAAATGGCGAGCCCCGGGGTTGTGGGAGAGCGCCACTACTTACTTGCACAAAAGGTACGTAGCACCTTAGCGCAATACAATGAACTCAAAGATATTATTGCTATGTTAGGGCTTGAACAGTTATCAGTTGAGGACCGCAACATTGTTGGACGCGCAAGGCGTTTAGAGCGTTTTCTTACTCAGCCATTTTTTACAACAGAGCAATTTACTAGTTATAAAGGCAAACTTGTTAGCCTTGATGATGCGCTAGATGGGTGTGAACGCATTTTAAATGATGAATTTAAAAACGTGCCAGAGAGTGCACTTTATATGATAGGTGCCATAAGTGAGGTCAGAATAAAATCCACAGTAAATAATAATGAGGATACAAGCGGTGACGCAAACTCAGATACACCTTAA
- a CDS encoding SHOCT domain-containing protein has product MGHEFWSEWYSGWGWFLWFGMWLLLISSLSHWGYSYRTHRRYGLESNKTAIDILNERYASGDIDKKEFEQKKQDITTTA; this is encoded by the coding sequence ATGGGTCATGAATTTTGGAGTGAGTGGTACTCAGGTTGGGGTTGGTTTTTATGGTTTGGTATGTGGTTATTGCTCATATCGAGTTTAAGCCATTGGGGTTATAGCTACCGAACCCATAGACGCTATGGGTTAGAGTCTAATAAAACAGCAATTGATATTCTTAATGAAAGATACGCCAGCGGCGATATTGACAAAAAAGAATTCGAGCAAAAAAAACAGGACATAACTACCACTGCGTAG
- a CDS encoding phosphoketolase family protein, giving the protein METLHMILPSLTSKELELIDAYWRATNYLSVGQIYLCDNPLLERPLILSDIKNMLLGHWGTTPGQNFIYAHLNRVIKIHDLNMIYVSGPGHGGQAMVANTYLEGTYSEIYPDISQDKAGMQKLFLQFSFPGGIPSHVSPECPGSIHEGGELGYSLSHSFGAVFDNPDLIVACVVGDGEAETGPIATAWHSNKFLNPISDGAVLPILHLNGYKIANPTVLARITHEELEQLMFGYGWSPIFVEGHEPELMHQAMAKALDVAIHQIKKIKKDALDNNDPTRPRWPMIILISPKGWTGPKLVDGFQIEGTSRAHQVPISSPSAHPDHLQLLESWLRSYHPETLFDSQGRLLPELAELAPTGNRRMGANPHANGGLLLEDLHMPDFRDYACEVISPGIRGIGDTRVLGPFLRDIVELNDEQRNFRVFGPDETVSNGLGALLEVTDRQWNAATHSNDEQLSPSGRVMEMLSEHQCEGWLEGYLLTGRHGLFNSYEAFIHIIDSMFNQHAKWLKVAAGLPWRKKIASLNYLLASHVWRQDHNGFTHQDPGFIDHVINKKAEIVRVYLPPDANCLLSVMDHCLRSRHYVNVVIAGKHPAPQWLDMVAAVKHCEAGIGIWQWAGNSVDATPDVVMACCGDVPTLETMAAVMILREHFSNLKIRVVNVVDLMRLQPNTEHPHGLIAEDFDTLFTINKPVIFAFHGYPTLIHRLTYKRNNHHNIHVRGYKEEGTITTAFDMTVLNEIDRFHLVLDTLERLPNLGTKRDALKKQLEEKLIEHKKYINKHGQDLPEIRNWQWQAHQ; this is encoded by the coding sequence ATGGAAACCCTGCATATGATTCTTCCTTCATTAACATCAAAAGAATTAGAGTTAATTGACGCATATTGGCGTGCCACGAATTACCTGTCGGTAGGTCAAATTTATTTATGCGATAACCCACTTTTAGAGCGCCCACTGATACTAAGTGATATTAAAAATATGTTGCTTGGGCACTGGGGAACAACACCCGGGCAAAATTTTATTTATGCGCATTTAAATCGTGTTATTAAAATACACGATCTAAATATGATTTATGTATCTGGCCCAGGGCATGGCGGGCAAGCTATGGTTGCTAATACCTATCTTGAGGGCACCTACAGTGAAATTTACCCTGATATAAGCCAAGATAAAGCAGGTATGCAAAAACTGTTTTTACAGTTTTCGTTTCCCGGTGGCATTCCTAGTCATGTATCGCCCGAGTGTCCTGGCTCGATTCATGAAGGTGGCGAGCTGGGCTATTCTTTGAGTCATTCGTTTGGAGCTGTATTTGATAATCCAGACTTAATAGTTGCTTGTGTGGTGGGTGATGGTGAGGCAGAAACAGGGCCTATTGCAACTGCATGGCATTCTAATAAGTTTCTTAATCCTATCAGTGACGGTGCTGTTCTCCCTATATTGCATTTGAATGGGTATAAAATTGCCAATCCTACCGTTTTAGCGCGTATTACCCATGAAGAATTAGAGCAATTAATGTTTGGTTATGGCTGGAGCCCTATTTTTGTTGAAGGACATGAGCCTGAGCTAATGCATCAGGCTATGGCTAAAGCACTTGATGTCGCAATACATCAAATAAAAAAAATAAAAAAAGATGCTCTCGATAATAACGATCCAACTCGTCCACGTTGGCCAATGATTATCCTCATTTCACCTAAAGGGTGGACGGGTCCAAAGCTCGTAGATGGTTTTCAGATAGAGGGAACATCGCGTGCGCATCAGGTTCCTATTTCTAGCCCATCAGCTCATCCAGATCATTTGCAATTATTAGAAAGCTGGCTGCGTAGCTATCATCCAGAAACACTTTTCGATTCACAAGGGCGTTTATTACCAGAGCTTGCTGAATTGGCCCCAACGGGGAATCGCCGTATGGGAGCAAATCCTCATGCGAATGGTGGGTTGCTGCTAGAAGATTTACATATGCCTGATTTTCGCGATTATGCATGCGAAGTAATCTCTCCTGGTATACGCGGAATTGGTGATACCAGAGTTTTAGGTCCATTTTTGAGAGATATAGTTGAGCTTAATGACGAGCAACGTAATTTTAGAGTATTTGGACCCGACGAAACAGTATCCAATGGTTTAGGTGCACTGTTAGAGGTAACCGATAGACAGTGGAATGCAGCAACCCATAGCAACGATGAGCAGCTTTCGCCTAGTGGCAGAGTAATGGAAATGCTGAGTGAACATCAATGCGAAGGTTGGCTTGAAGGATATTTATTAACCGGCCGCCATGGTTTGTTTAATAGTTATGAAGCGTTTATTCATATTATTGACTCGATGTTTAATCAACATGCTAAATGGTTAAAAGTGGCGGCAGGGTTACCATGGCGTAAAAAAATAGCTTCACTTAATTATTTACTGGCATCGCATGTATGGCGACAAGATCACAACGGTTTTACCCATCAAGATCCGGGTTTTATCGATCATGTTATTAATAAAAAAGCTGAAATTGTGCGCGTTTATTTACCGCCTGATGCTAACTGCTTGCTGTCGGTAATGGATCATTGTTTGCGAAGTCGTCATTACGTTAATGTAGTTATTGCAGGCAAACATCCTGCTCCGCAATGGTTAGATATGGTGGCAGCTGTTAAACATTGCGAGGCAGGGATTGGCATTTGGCAATGGGCGGGTAATAGCGTAGATGCAACACCTGATGTGGTGATGGCTTGTTGTGGTGATGTGCCAACATTGGAAACTATGGCTGCCGTTATGATTTTACGCGAGCATTTTAGTAATCTTAAAATTCGGGTTGTTAACGTGGTTGATTTGATGCGTTTACAGCCTAATACCGAACATCCTCACGGGTTAATCGCAGAGGATTTTGACACTCTGTTTACTATTAATAAGCCGGTTATTTTTGCATTTCATGGCTACCCTACGCTTATTCATAGGCTTACGTACAAGCGTAATAATCATCATAATATTCATGTTCGCGGGTATAAAGAAGAAGGCACTATTACAACTGCTTTTGATATGACGGTATTAAACGAGATTGATCGTTTTCATTTAGTGTTAGACACACTGGAACGCCTGCCAAACTTGGGTACAAAAAGAGACGCACTAAAAAAACAGCTTGAAGAAAAGCTTATTGAGCATAAAAAATATATTAATAAGCATGGGCAAGATCTCCCTGAAATTCGTAATTGGCAGTGGCAGGCGCATCAATGA
- a CDS encoding F0F1 ATP synthase subunit A, with protein sequence MHLSPDTVIYWQNGFLKLNATIVFTWVLMLVLVISSILITRKLSTTLKRSRWQNFLEIIVTGITQQIEDVGLNDAKKYLGFLGTLFLFLVTASMFTIVPGYEPPTASLSTTAALALTVFIAVPLFGISEQGLGNYLKSYMAPTFIMLPFNIISELSRTLALAVRLFGNMMSGAMIIGILLTITPFIFPIVMTALGLLTGLVQAYIFTILAAVYIAAATRSVKPAKQRVN encoded by the coding sequence ATGCACCTGAGTCCTGATACGGTTATTTATTGGCAAAATGGTTTTTTAAAACTCAATGCAACCATCGTTTTCACTTGGGTTTTAATGTTGGTTTTGGTGATTAGTTCGATATTGATAACCCGTAAGCTTTCAACCACGTTAAAGCGTTCTCGTTGGCAAAATTTTTTAGAAATTATAGTAACGGGGATCACACAACAAATTGAAGACGTAGGCTTGAATGACGCTAAAAAATACCTTGGCTTTTTAGGCACACTGTTTTTATTTTTAGTAACCGCGAGCATGTTTACCATTGTTCCGGGTTATGAGCCACCCACGGCATCGTTATCGACTACAGCAGCACTGGCGCTCACCGTATTTATTGCAGTGCCTTTATTTGGTATCAGTGAACAAGGGCTTGGCAATTACTTAAAATCTTATATGGCTCCTACTTTTATTATGTTGCCATTTAATATTATTAGCGAATTATCACGGACACTTGCTCTGGCTGTGCGGTTATTTGGCAACATGATGAGCGGGGCAATGATCATTGGCATTTTGTTAACCATTACACCCTTTATATTCCCAATCGTAATGACGGCACTGGGTTTGCTTACAGGCTTAGTACAGGCTTATATTTTTACTATTTTAGCCGCCGTTTATATTGCTGCGGCTACGCGCTCAGTAAAACCAGCCAAACAACGAGTTAATTAA
- a CDS encoding AtpZ/AtpI family protein, with amino-acid sequence MTNKKDDLGSKDSQSSSSTLAEQVEIKAQRKLKARLNSHQKIWFGLGMMGLIGWSVAVPTILGASLGVYIDSYYESDHSWTLALLVAGLALGCFNAWHWMSKEDSAIHQDQHGDNQQKDDEDA; translated from the coding sequence ATGACAAACAAAAAAGACGACCTAGGTTCAAAAGACTCACAAAGCAGTTCATCAACACTTGCAGAACAAGTAGAAATAAAAGCCCAGCGTAAGCTAAAAGCAAGGCTTAACTCTCATCAAAAAATATGGTTTGGTTTAGGAATGATGGGCCTCATTGGTTGGTCGGTTGCAGTGCCTACCATACTTGGTGCAAGTTTAGGTGTGTATATAGATTCGTATTATGAAAGCGATCATTCATGGACATTGGCTTTATTGGTGGCGGGTTTAGCACTTGGGTGCTTTAACGCGTGGCACTGGATGAGCAAAGAAGACAGCGCGATACATCAAGATCAACACGGTGATAATCAGCAAAAGGATGACGAAGATGCATGA
- a CDS encoding ATP synthase subunit I, with translation MHELVGVLIIVSVGLMLGALFFGGLWWTVQKSMVSTHPALWVVLSLFIRMGITLSGFYSVMTSDLLSRSWLQLPLCLFSFLIARFITTYVTRTASTSHLAKVTHHAPES, from the coding sequence ATGCATGAGCTAGTCGGCGTATTAATTATTGTTAGTGTAGGTCTAATGCTTGGTGCCTTATTTTTTGGTGGCCTATGGTGGACGGTGCAAAAAAGTATGGTATCGACTCACCCAGCGCTATGGGTTGTGCTGAGTTTATTTATACGCATGGGAATTACTTTAAGTGGCTTTTATAGTGTGATGACGAGTGACTTATTATCAAGATCTTGGTTGCAATTACCACTGTGTTTATTTAGCTTTTTGATAGCCCGTTTTATTACCACTTATGTTACCCGTACTGCATCAACCTCTCATTTAGCAAAGGTGACACATCATGCACCTGAGTCCTGA
- a CDS encoding Crp/Fnr family transcriptional regulator: MGQLKNTLLNALSTDAQHRMFPLLKRVNLSLGEVIYETSEKLDYVYFPIDSIVSLLYVMIDGSSAEISVIGNEGVVGIAVFMGGESTPNRAIVQSAGTAYRLPACELRRQFNSEPDMRMLMLRYTQSLITQTAQTAVCNRHHSIVQQLSRWLLLSIDRLPSNNLIMTQELIANMLGVRREGVTEAAGKLQKLGIITYKRGHISVIDRPQLESQSCECYEVVKRETDRLESYMEKKPNVRKLSIIS; the protein is encoded by the coding sequence ATGGGTCAATTGAAGAACACACTGCTTAATGCTTTATCTACTGACGCACAACACCGCATGTTTCCGCTTTTAAAGCGAGTCAATTTATCCCTTGGAGAAGTTATTTATGAAACAAGTGAAAAGCTCGATTACGTTTATTTTCCAATAGATAGTATTGTTTCATTATTGTATGTGATGATTGATGGCTCATCTGCTGAAATATCAGTTATCGGTAATGAAGGGGTTGTAGGTATAGCTGTATTTATGGGGGGAGAGAGCACCCCCAATCGGGCTATTGTGCAAAGTGCTGGTACTGCTTATCGCTTACCCGCTTGTGAATTACGCAGGCAATTTAATAGCGAGCCTGATATGCGTATGCTCATGTTACGTTACACGCAATCATTAATTACCCAAACAGCGCAAACCGCAGTTTGTAATCGTCATCATAGTATAGTGCAACAACTAAGCCGCTGGCTTTTACTATCGATTGACCGTTTACCGAGTAACAATTTAATAATGACTCAAGAGCTAATAGCAAATATGTTAGGCGTAAGACGTGAGGGAGTAACTGAGGCCGCTGGTAAACTACAAAAGCTGGGTATTATCACTTATAAACGTGGTCATATTAGTGTGATAGACCGACCTCAATTAGAATCTCAGTCATGCGAGTGCTATGAGGTTGTAAAAAGAGAAACAGACAGGTTGGAGTCTTATATGGAAAAAAAACCTAACGTTAGAAAACTATCCATTATCAGTTAA
- a CDS encoding HAD family hydrolase, with protein sequence MQTVPDIVFLLDVDNTLLDSDTILSHLKDFLEGEFGCENSDHYWSIFEKLRKELGYADYLGALQCYRMEHSDDPRLHLISSFLINYPYKERLYPNALAVIEHLQQFGPTVILSDGDIVLQPLRILRSGLWDAVEGRVLIYVHKEQMLAAIKEQYPAKHYVMVDDKLRILAAMKAQWKDDLTTIFPRQGHYAHDIKQLLTYRKADTSIDSISDLLNYGFSYKVDLIEYNLNSNKKLMCIDVY encoded by the coding sequence GTGCAAACAGTTCCCGATATCGTATTTTTACTGGATGTTGATAATACATTGCTCGATAGCGATACTATTTTAAGCCATTTGAAAGATTTTTTAGAAGGTGAATTTGGTTGTGAAAATAGTGACCATTACTGGTCTATTTTTGAAAAACTTCGTAAAGAACTCGGTTATGCCGACTATTTGGGCGCACTACAGTGTTATCGAATGGAACATTCTGATGATCCGAGATTGCATCTGATTTCTTCTTTTTTAATTAATTATCCATATAAAGAAAGGCTTTATCCTAACGCACTTGCTGTGATTGAACATTTACAACAATTTGGCCCCACCGTTATTTTGTCTGATGGCGATATTGTATTACAACCACTTAGAATTTTACGCTCCGGTTTATGGGATGCAGTGGAGGGAAGGGTGTTGATATATGTTCACAAAGAGCAAATGCTTGCAGCAATAAAAGAGCAGTACCCCGCTAAACATTATGTAATGGTAGATGATAAGTTACGTATTTTAGCTGCTATGAAAGCGCAGTGGAAAGATGATTTAACAACTATATTTCCACGTCAAGGACATTATGCCCACGATATTAAGCAGCTACTGACCTATCGAAAGGCGGATACGAGTATTGATAGTATAAGTGATTTACTCAACTACGGTTTTTCTTATAAAGTGGATTTAATTGAATACAATTTAAATTCAAATAAAAAATTGATGTGTATTGATGTGTATTGA
- the corA gene encoding magnesium/cobalt transporter CorA, whose product MRKSRKHKYNTISGPSPKVEYVAGVLAPTRSNNAVIRYIDYSASRIEAKEVSDIDEFLKTPQPEWATVRWIHVSNTDSYIVGLLQHHFAFHTLTAEDILHVPQRPRIEFFDDHLFVVLSMLKLETHEPNNTILDIEQVSLLLYDNVLLSFQEKPGDVWQSVRGRLHTENRRIRKNGTGYLLYALLDELVDKCFPVLEQYGDILEELEVTTLENPTPHVLHHIHSIKRELALLRRIVWPMREVIDHLYREEGGRIDDSTRPYLRDVYEHNIQIVEIIESYREMVSGLSELYMSAISNRMNEIMKVLTIISSVFIPLTFIAGIYGMNFKYMPELNWTWAYPVLWCVFILITAAMIFIFWRKGWLNRN is encoded by the coding sequence GTGCGCAAGTCGAGAAAACATAAATATAACACTATTTCTGGGCCGTCACCCAAAGTTGAATACGTTGCTGGTGTTTTAGCGCCAACAAGATCAAACAATGCTGTTATACGTTATATAGATTATTCAGCTAGCCGTATAGAAGCCAAAGAGGTTAGCGATATTGATGAGTTTTTAAAAACTCCCCAACCTGAGTGGGCAACGGTGAGGTGGATCCACGTGAGTAATACAGACTCTTATATTGTTGGTTTACTTCAACATCATTTCGCATTTCATACGCTCACCGCAGAAGATATTTTACATGTACCTCAGCGACCTCGTATCGAATTTTTTGACGATCATTTATTTGTTGTATTAAGCATGTTGAAGCTAGAGACGCATGAGCCCAATAATACAATCCTTGATATTGAGCAAGTTAGCTTACTTTTATATGACAATGTTTTACTGAGTTTTCAAGAAAAACCAGGAGACGTGTGGCAATCCGTTCGCGGTCGTTTGCATACAGAAAATCGTCGTATTCGCAAAAATGGTACTGGTTATTTACTTTATGCATTACTTGATGAACTGGTTGATAAATGTTTTCCGGTACTTGAACAATATGGCGATATCCTTGAGGAACTTGAAGTAACAACACTTGAAAATCCAACTCCCCACGTACTGCACCATATCCATAGTATTAAACGAGAATTGGCATTATTAAGAAGAATTGTTTGGCCTATGCGAGAGGTTATCGACCATTTGTATCGCGAGGAAGGAGGCAGAATAGATGACTCTACGCGCCCTTACCTTAGAGATGTGTATGAGCATAATATTCAAATTGTTGAAATTATTGAGTCATACCGTGAAATGGTAAGCGGTTTAAGTGAGCTATACATGTCAGCTATTTCAAATCGTATGAATGAAATTATGAAAGTGCTTACTATTATATCTTCTGTTTTTATACCGTTAACATTTATAGCTGGAATTTATGGAATGAACTTTAAATACATGCCAGAGCTAAACTGGACTTGGGCATATCCCGTTTTGTGGTGTGTTTTTATTTTGATAACGGCAGCAATGATATTTATTTTTTGGCGTAAAGGTTGGCTTAATAGAAATTAA